In the Primulina tabacum isolate GXHZ01 chromosome 15, ASM2559414v2, whole genome shotgun sequence genome, TGATGGGACATTCACAGGAAAAAGAGAATCATGTGGAAAGTTTATTAACTTGACCAACCATCCAAGTGATGCACATTAACAAAGTACAGAATTTATAAGTTACCTTCCATCCTTTAGATGGCGAATTCAGTACAGCTGGACCCAAGGTCAAAGATTCCATTCGAAACGTACTTTCACCTCCAGAAATTTGAAGGTTAGAATTCCAGGTATTGACATCGTGTATGCTCTTTGAAGCTTGTGTTACAATCACCTGCATATCATCATTTAACGATTACACCTTCAAACTCAAAATAATACCAAAAAATAGTAAACCgatattataaaaattactGATAATTTTCATAATTCAACACGAATACGAGAGAAAAGTTGGGTTTTAGATACCTTCCTCAGAAGTCTAGGGTTATGAACTCCTTGAACACGTAATTCATCAACAGGTGCAGCTTTACCATGTGCAATACTTTCAACTCTAAATGTATGCAATCCATACATTGATTGTAGGCAACCTAAATATTGACGATGTTAAAAAGGATACATATTTGTGGTAATTGACCAATCTATTACTTTTAGTTTCAGGCACTAAATTGTTTTCAATGCTAAAAAGATTCAGATTTTGTCTACAAAGTTTTTCACAGCATACACTTCCCCACCAAAAAAGAAATAAACAAGAGCACTTTCCAGTAATCTTTCTTCAAATCAGCCTTTATCTATGTCATTTCGTACTGTCTAGTTCTATTCTTTGTGGGATCATTTCCCGTCAGATGTGAACTATAAAAAGGACAGCAAGAAATTGCTCCTGATCAGAAGCTCCAGAATTTTCACAAGGGCTCTAGGGTTTGCAATAATGCCACAGCATACCAACTTAAGCGAGTAGCTGTAGAAATTACCAATCGAACTTTCCAGGTAAATTTGGCTAAAACTGAGAACTTACTTCCCCCTCCACACTGGACTGATTTCTTTATCCAATAAAACAAGGATACGATGAAAACAGAGTTATATGCATGATCGCTATGCAGCCAACCAGGAAATTGTGAAAAATCAAGCACTTTCCTTAATTGTGGCAAAGTGACAAGTGTTTTGAGTTATACCTTGCTCAATTATGATATCAATCACCGTGGATAGAGGTATATGCTTCTCAATCTTTGTTTCTCCCCAAAACGGCATATAAGAAGGCCTTGTGATCTAATAAGGTGAGAAAAACATCAGGATATTATTTCATGCAAAAGAATTACTACACTACACCTGAGAGATCAAATAGAAGATTAAATACCTTGTACACAATTTCTTTTGACATAACATAGAGTTTGCGTGATCCAATATCTTTCTGAAGCACATATCTTCTGAATGGCAGATAAAGCAACATGATGATCCCAATACCACAGGCTATAACTAGCAGTAGGGATATTGAAAGCCATATTATCGTATCATAATTAACATTCTTTGACGCAAGTTCCTCAAATGAAGCCGTGTATAGAACTTGCAAATGAGTATCAACTTCTTCATCGATTTCCAGTTCAGACACAGAATCCGAAAGCAATAAATCCTTCGCAGAACCAACTTTTGGCAAATTCTTGGCATGACCCATCAGTATTTCACAAGCTATAGCCAGCCGATAGGCTTATTCAATTCATCAACTGCAAAAGTTAAACACTTCCCCGAGAATCTTAGGAAAATATAATTGTAGTTATAAGCATAGCAGATGTTTATACAAAATACAGACACAAATCACAAGGACCAACAAGCATGCTGCTTAATCTTCTAAGACGATGCGGGAAAAACTAAAATGAGGAAAGATATACCAGTCAACTCAAAAAAATTGAATTACTCATACAAGAAAATTCCGCTTTTCTCTCAAAACAACTATTATAAAACCAACATCAACCAAAAGTGTTAGCTCGCGTGATTCATAAGCAGAAAGCCAATCTCCCTTTTACATTAAGTTCACCCACTCCCCAACTCACTCTGAGACACGCGCACGTACATAAGTAACGAAGTTGACAAAATAAAGCTTACATATAGAATTACCACGCACTAAAATTATGCAATGCAGGTTTCTATGAACAAAATGAATCTAAGAAATTGAGAGCTTCTAACCTCGACTGAATAATTCTTCCGACGGAATATCGCTGGAAGATAAGGTCTTGCAAGCGAAAATCATATCCCTCGCAGCCTCTCTCGATGGGAAAATTGGGTGATCGGAGTCCTTTCTAATATAATCGAGAAGAAGACGGTGAGTAT is a window encoding:
- the LOC142527789 gene encoding uncharacterized protein LOC142527789 — protein: MGHAKNLPKVGSAKDLLLSDSVSELEIDEEVDTHLQVLYTASFEELASKNVNYDTIIWLSISLLLVIACGIGIIMLLYLPFRRYVLQKDIGSRKLYVMSKEIVYKITRPSYMPFWGETKIEKHIPLSTVIDIIIEQGCLQSMYGLHTFRVESIAHGKAAPVDELRVQGVHNPRLLRKVIVTQASKSIHDVNTWNSNLQISGGESTFRMESLTLGPAVLNSPSKGWKTMNSPHHVSVETRGVATTDLMLHKLEEVSKSVRKLEFLVEKNQVQLPSSSCVENA